From one Candidatus Limnocylindrales bacterium genomic stretch:
- a CDS encoding TIGR04282 family arsenosugar biosynthesis glycosyltransferase: MRRLVYVMAKAPVPGRVKTRLCPPLEPRQAAELAAAFVEDLLASLAGAGDFDVRLALEEDSRASDAGRDGDPGDEGQIGTADAAREAALRLRRLAAASSVRVEGQGEGDLGRRMSLLVDRGLAEGWATVLVGGDVPDLPLATVRAAFEALERTDVVLAASRDGGYVLVGARRRHDALFSIDAAWSSPDVFSATCTSLAKARCSYATLPAWEDVDDAPALGRLAGRLDGGGDAVAPATARLMRRWRREGVRF, encoded by the coding sequence TCCGCCGCTCGAACCTCGCCAGGCCGCCGAGCTGGCCGCCGCGTTCGTCGAGGATCTGCTGGCGTCGCTGGCCGGCGCCGGCGACTTCGACGTGCGGCTCGCGCTCGAGGAGGATTCGCGCGCGAGCGATGCCGGCCGCGATGGCGATCCCGGCGACGAGGGCCAGATCGGCACGGCCGATGCCGCTCGTGAAGCGGCTCTGCGGCTTCGCCGGCTGGCCGCCGCGAGCTCGGTCCGCGTCGAAGGGCAGGGCGAAGGCGACCTCGGCCGGCGCATGTCGCTGCTCGTCGACCGCGGTCTTGCCGAGGGATGGGCCACCGTGCTCGTCGGCGGCGACGTTCCGGACCTTCCGCTCGCGACCGTTCGCGCGGCGTTCGAGGCGCTCGAGCGCACCGACGTCGTACTGGCCGCATCGCGTGACGGCGGATATGTGCTGGTCGGCGCGCGGCGTCGCCACGACGCGCTGTTTTCGATCGATGCCGCATGGAGCAGCCCGGACGTTTTCTCGGCAACCTGCACATCGCTCGCGAAAGCCCGCTGTTCCTATGCGACGCTTCCGGCATGGGAGGACGTTGACGATGCGCCAGCACTCGGCAGACTCGCCGGCAGACTGGACGGAGGCGGCGATGCGGTAGCCCCGGCGACCGCACGATTGATGCGACGATGGCGAAGAGAGGGAGTCCGGTTCTGA
- a CDS encoding septal ring lytic transglycosylase RlpA family protein: MAVRNAKLNEFEQLALPQALANGTEPGLDTIRSSPYGLGHSPLFCTDTTPPTGCKRRPKVAQHAELGSTLRTGSEWVPIKTKIKAPAAGRREAPVPQRTEAAPRTMRGRTPTNQNGKMRQKHYLIPMLVMLTTGCAASTYPLNPQLAAQVGLPPDGVSISETADNGTSSYFQQGTCSWYGPGFHGRRTANGEVFDTHTLTAAHPTLPFGSQVEVTDVRSGKKVRVRINDRGPYAQHRILDLSYAAAASLDIVGKGTAKVELRLVDVEDTDWPDETWALEVGRFKTETDANHFLEAMTAGQRTAGLYYVKGPDEQAQDYRVRFGPFTCEEKARTAASRLQRVGLKASLEKEGLTRADQSAAAVKKSPAARGGLPKPAAAQPKKPLAQEANRAAGPQKPLAGEPKPLAGQDVTRSETSPTRATTVIR, from the coding sequence ATGGCCGTGCGCAATGCGAAACTTAATGAATTCGAACAGTTGGCTTTGCCGCAGGCCCTCGCCAACGGCACCGAGCCAGGCTTGGATACAATCCGAAGCTCGCCTTATGGCCTCGGACATTCGCCTCTTTTTTGCACGGATACCACACCACCGACAGGCTGTAAACGTCGCCCGAAGGTTGCACAGCATGCCGAACTAGGGTCCACTCTGCGGACCGGATCGGAGTGGGTTCCGATCAAAACAAAGATCAAGGCGCCGGCAGCTGGCCGGAGAGAGGCCCCAGTTCCCCAACGAACCGAGGCGGCGCCGAGAACGATGCGGGGACGCACCCCAACGAACCAAAACGGAAAGATGCGTCAAAAACATTACTTGATCCCGATGCTGGTGATGCTGACCACCGGTTGTGCAGCATCCACCTATCCTCTCAATCCCCAGCTTGCTGCGCAGGTTGGCTTGCCGCCTGACGGCGTCTCCATCAGCGAGACGGCCGACAACGGCACGTCATCCTACTTCCAGCAGGGAACCTGCTCCTGGTACGGACCCGGCTTTCATGGCCGGCGGACGGCCAACGGCGAGGTCTTCGACACCCACACTCTGACGGCAGCCCATCCGACGCTGCCGTTCGGGAGCCAGGTCGAGGTCACCGACGTGCGCAGCGGCAAGAAGGTCCGGGTACGGATCAACGATCGCGGTCCCTACGCTCAGCACCGCATCCTTGATCTGTCCTACGCCGCCGCCGCCTCGCTCGACATCGTCGGCAAGGGCACGGCGAAGGTCGAGCTCCGGCTCGTCGACGTCGAGGACACGGACTGGCCGGACGAGACCTGGGCTCTCGAGGTCGGCCGGTTCAAGACCGAGACCGACGCCAATCACTTCCTCGAAGCGATGACGGCCGGCCAGCGAACCGCCGGCCTCTACTACGTCAAGGGACCGGACGAGCAGGCGCAGGACTACCGGGTCCGCTTCGGACCGTTTACCTGTGAGGAGAAAGCCCGGACCGCAGCCAGCCGGCTGCAGCGCGTCGGCCTCAAAGCCTCGCTCGAAAAAGAAGGTCTGACGCGCGCCGACCAGAGCGCCGCTGCGGTCAAAAAATCGCCGGCTGCGCGCGGAGGCCTGCCGAAGCCGGCGGCCGCTCAGCCGAAGAAGCCTCTCGCGCAGGAGGCAAACCGCGCCGCCGGGCCGCAGAAGCCGCTCGCGGGAGAGCCCAAACCTCTAGCCGGACAGGACGTCACGCGCTCCGAAACCAGCCCCACCAGGGCCACCACCGTCATCCGTTAG
- the ruvC gene encoding crossover junction endodeoxyribonuclease RuvC translates to MRVLGVDPGTVRCGWGVVDCDGPRLLHLDSGVIDAGRGDIAVRLLQIYRELLSVMSSHQPDCFSLERNFVARNVQSAFRLGEARGVAMAAAAAAGITLAEYTPMMIKKSVVGYGRADKVQVQNAVQRLLSLGSLPESDAADALAAAICHGLSGTVLHRVAEAVSLRGVTRGRGRSWRSIRA, encoded by the coding sequence TTGCGGGTCCTTGGCGTCGATCCTGGAACGGTGCGTTGTGGCTGGGGAGTGGTCGATTGTGACGGTCCTCGCCTCCTTCATCTGGATTCCGGCGTCATCGATGCGGGTCGCGGCGACATCGCAGTGCGTCTCCTTCAGATCTACAGAGAGTTGCTGTCGGTGATGTCGTCGCATCAGCCGGACTGCTTCAGTCTCGAACGCAACTTCGTCGCCCGTAATGTTCAGAGCGCGTTCCGACTCGGCGAAGCGCGCGGCGTTGCGATGGCTGCCGCCGCGGCGGCCGGCATCACGCTGGCCGAATACACTCCAATGATGATCAAGAAGTCGGTGGTCGGTTACGGCCGCGCCGACAAGGTCCAGGTTCAGAACGCCGTCCAGCGTCTGCTCAGCCTTGGCTCGCTTCCCGAAAGCGATGCGGCCGACGCTCTCGCCGCTGCGATCTGCCACGGACTTTCCGGAACCGTACTGCACCGCGTCGCGGAAGCCGTCAGCCTGCGCGGCGTCACTCGCGGGCGCGGGCGGAGCTGGCGGTCGATACGGGCATGA
- the ruvA gene encoding Holliday junction branch migration protein RuvA produces the protein MIGRLRGILDSREPGEVVVDAGGVGYQAAISLSTFSALPPVGQNVQLEVVTVLRENALELFAFATAAEKVAFQLLRSVSGIGPRMALAVLSGISVDELAAAVAAENAQRLTAIPGIGRKTAERMLIDLRGKLDAPTRPATSAGRIEEDAVSALVGLGYKRGEAEKAVRAATGGDAASLEEVLRRALAGLVRDPGGSR, from the coding sequence ATGATCGGACGGCTGCGCGGCATTCTCGACTCGCGCGAACCCGGCGAGGTCGTGGTCGATGCCGGCGGTGTCGGCTACCAGGCGGCCATCTCGCTTTCGACATTCTCCGCGCTGCCGCCCGTCGGTCAGAACGTCCAGCTCGAGGTCGTCACCGTGCTGCGTGAGAACGCGCTCGAGCTGTTCGCGTTCGCGACCGCCGCCGAGAAGGTCGCGTTTCAGCTGCTGCGCTCGGTCTCCGGCATCGGACCGCGCATGGCTCTGGCGGTCCTGTCGGGCATCTCGGTGGATGAGCTTGCCGCAGCGGTCGCCGCCGAGAACGCGCAGCGCCTGACGGCGATCCCGGGCATCGGCCGCAAGACTGCCGAGCGCATGCTGATCGACCTGCGCGGCAAGCTCGACGCTCCGACCAGGCCCGCGACGTCCGCAGGCCGCATCGAAGAAGATGCGGTGTCGGCCCTGGTGGGTTTGGGGTACAAGCGCGGCGAAGCGGAAAAAGCCGTTCGTGCAGCAACGGGCGGTGACGCGGCGAGTCTCGAGGAAGTTCTCCGGCGTGCGCTCGCCGGTCTCGTCCGCGATCCCGGCGGCTCCAGGTGA
- the ruvB gene encoding Holliday junction branch migration DNA helicase RuvB, with protein sequence MRVETKTNEFDAATEETAPDVSLRPETLDDYVGQPAVRRNLDIAIRAARARGESLDHLLLVGPPGLGKTSLAYIVARAMGGRLHPTSGPVIEKAGDLAAILTSLERGDVLFIDEIHRLGKAIEEILYPAMEDYRIDIVIGEGPSARSISLALQRFTLVAATTRSGMLSSPLRGRFGNTYTLEFYSEEELAEIVRRSAARLALEIEPAATRLLAERARGTPRVANRLLKRLRDYAEVKASGRITRDVAAAGLDMLGVDAAGFDSMDRRLLVALVETFEGGPVGIDTLAAALGEDADTIEEVHEPYLIRCGFLQKTPRGRVATARAWSHLGKQPSREQRSLFD encoded by the coding sequence GTGAGAGTGGAAACCAAGACCAACGAGTTCGACGCCGCGACCGAGGAGACCGCCCCGGACGTCAGCCTGCGTCCGGAGACGCTCGACGACTACGTCGGACAGCCGGCCGTTCGTCGCAATCTCGACATCGCGATTCGCGCCGCGCGCGCGCGCGGCGAATCGCTCGATCACCTGCTGCTGGTCGGCCCGCCCGGTCTCGGCAAGACGTCGCTCGCGTACATCGTCGCGCGCGCGATGGGCGGGCGGCTGCATCCGACGAGCGGACCCGTCATCGAAAAGGCCGGTGACCTTGCGGCCATCCTGACGTCGCTCGAGCGCGGCGACGTGCTGTTCATCGACGAGATCCACCGTCTCGGAAAAGCCATCGAAGAGATCCTCTATCCGGCGATGGAGGACTACCGCATCGACATCGTGATCGGCGAAGGGCCGTCGGCGCGCTCGATCTCGCTCGCGCTGCAGCGCTTTACGCTGGTCGCCGCGACGACGCGCTCCGGCATGCTGAGCTCGCCGCTGCGCGGGCGCTTCGGCAACACGTACACGCTCGAGTTCTACAGCGAAGAGGAGCTGGCCGAGATCGTACGGCGCTCGGCCGCGCGCCTTGCGCTCGAGATCGAGCCGGCCGCGACGCGGCTTCTGGCCGAGCGCGCACGCGGAACGCCGCGCGTCGCGAACCGCCTGCTCAAGCGTCTTCGTGACTACGCCGAGGTCAAGGCGTCGGGCCGCATCACGCGCGACGTCGCGGCCGCCGGCCTCGACATGCTCGGCGTCGATGCCGCCGGCTTCGACTCGATGGACAGGCGCCTGCTCGTCGCGCTCGTCGAAACTTTCGAGGGCGGGCCGGTCGGCATCGACACGCTCGCCGCCGCGCTCGGCGAAGACGCCGACACTATCGAAGAAGTCCACGAGCCGTACCTGATCCGCTGCGGCTTCCTGCAGAAAACCCCGCGCGGTCGCGTCGCGACGGCGCGCGCGTGGAGCCATCTCGGCAAACAGCCGTCGCGCGAACAGCGCTCGCTGTTCGACTGA
- a CDS encoding ATP-binding protein, with the protein MAGLAREAVQPSATGPEVNPPGSSSQRLDDERRTFQEVARRAAESTRRRRESFVVLAAGLAVAVFGLWSTGGPEVRGAGGNAFSFLLINLNIVLLLLVAFLVVRNVLRLVLERRRGIMGSHLRSRLVLAFVTIALFPATVMVIVSYEFVSNGIDDWLGREVEESLDAAYSLAQIYYRSNADKALSHAKAISDEIAADDLLAPDKRPLLQKAVANEQQHHNLATIEVLDVEGNPLVAMFRGEPTVAVRSPSDGDMVSAVRRGEFPTRVDTEGATDVIRGAASIKAPDGTVKGVVIVDTTVAESPRAWSAQILSSFREFRRLTLSKQPFKNLYLVTLLLASFVVVFSATWLGLYLARGVTEPIGRLAEATRDVASGRLDVALPEEGGDEVSTLVRGFNTMIAQLARGREALEERRGYIENVLANIGAGVVSIASDGRVGTINPAALTMLDLKEENVIGRNAEAVFEEAGMPKVVALLRDVRAGTRASGSGVNLHREREDRTLVVTATSLSRAGMISGSVLFFEDVSQIQQVQRMEAWHEVARRIAHEIKNPLTPIQLSAQRLERRLSGRLVEPEAEVVRESVATIVSEVDGLKRLVNEFSQFARMGSGDKSVQDLNPIVEEALPLYRQSRPDIAIELNATPNLPPVRIDRDAVRRSLTNLVENAIAAVSSMPDEPRRIDVSTRFDPALSRVVLEVADTGAGIPKDVRARIFEPYVSTKPDGTGLGLAIVASMAADHHAYVRVRTNEPRGTRFLIEFPATHAQHRA; encoded by the coding sequence ATGGCCGGACTCGCTCGCGAAGCGGTGCAGCCTTCCGCGACAGGCCCGGAGGTGAATCCGCCGGGTTCGTCTTCGCAACGGCTCGACGACGAACGCCGCACGTTCCAGGAAGTTGCCCGCCGCGCGGCCGAGAGCACGCGCCGCCGCCGCGAAAGCTTCGTCGTGCTGGCTGCGGGGCTTGCCGTGGCCGTCTTCGGCCTGTGGAGCACCGGCGGTCCGGAAGTGCGCGGCGCCGGCGGCAACGCGTTCTCGTTCCTGCTGATCAACCTCAACATCGTCCTGCTGCTGCTGGTCGCGTTCCTCGTCGTGCGCAACGTGCTGCGCCTGGTGCTCGAGCGCCGGCGCGGGATCATGGGGAGCCATCTTCGCTCGCGCCTCGTGCTCGCGTTCGTGACGATCGCTCTGTTTCCGGCGACCGTGATGGTGATCGTCTCGTACGAGTTCGTCAGCAACGGCATCGACGACTGGCTCGGGCGAGAAGTGGAGGAGTCGCTCGACGCGGCCTACAGCCTCGCGCAGATCTACTACCGCTCGAATGCCGACAAGGCGCTTTCCCATGCCAAGGCGATCTCCGACGAGATCGCTGCCGACGATCTGCTCGCGCCCGACAAGCGGCCGCTGCTTCAGAAGGCCGTCGCCAACGAGCAGCAGCATCACAACCTTGCGACCATCGAAGTGCTCGACGTCGAAGGCAACCCTCTGGTCGCAATGTTTCGCGGCGAGCCGACGGTTGCAGTGCGGAGCCCGTCGGACGGCGACATGGTCAGCGCCGTGCGCCGCGGCGAGTTCCCGACAAGGGTCGACACCGAAGGGGCGACCGACGTGATCCGCGGCGCCGCCAGCATCAAGGCGCCCGACGGGACGGTCAAAGGCGTCGTCATCGTCGATACGACGGTGGCCGAAAGCCCGCGCGCGTGGAGCGCGCAGATCCTGTCGTCGTTTCGCGAGTTCCGCCGCCTGACGCTCAGCAAGCAGCCGTTCAAGAACCTTTATCTGGTGACGCTCCTGCTCGCGTCGTTCGTCGTCGTGTTCTCGGCGACGTGGCTGGGCCTGTATCTCGCGCGCGGCGTCACCGAGCCGATCGGCCGGCTGGCCGAAGCGACGCGCGACGTGGCATCCGGCCGGCTCGACGTGGCGCTTCCCGAAGAAGGCGGCGACGAAGTTTCAACGCTGGTGCGCGGCTTCAACACGATGATCGCGCAACTCGCGCGCGGCCGCGAGGCGCTCGAAGAGCGACGCGGGTACATCGAGAACGTGCTCGCCAACATCGGGGCCGGCGTGGTTTCGATCGCGTCCGACGGCCGCGTCGGCACGATCAATCCGGCGGCGCTCACGATGCTCGATCTCAAGGAAGAGAACGTGATCGGCCGCAACGCCGAAGCGGTCTTCGAAGAGGCCGGGATGCCGAAAGTGGTTGCGTTGCTGCGCGACGTGCGCGCCGGCACCAGGGCGTCCGGCAGCGGCGTCAACCTGCACCGCGAACGCGAGGACCGCACGCTCGTCGTCACGGCGACCAGCCTGAGCCGCGCCGGCATGATCTCCGGCTCGGTGCTGTTCTTCGAGGACGTCTCGCAGATCCAGCAGGTCCAGCGCATGGAGGCGTGGCACGAAGTCGCCCGCCGCATCGCGCACGAGATCAAGAACCCGCTGACGCCGATCCAGCTGTCGGCGCAGAGACTCGAGCGCCGCCTGTCGGGCCGGCTCGTCGAGCCCGAAGCCGAAGTCGTGCGCGAGTCGGTCGCGACGATCGTCTCCGAGGTCGACGGGCTCAAGCGCCTCGTCAACGAGTTCTCGCAGTTCGCGCGCATGGGAAGCGGCGACAAGAGCGTGCAGGACCTGAATCCGATCGTCGAAGAGGCGCTTCCTCTGTACCGCCAGTCGCGGCCGGACATTGCGATCGAGCTCAATGCGACCCCGAACCTGCCGCCCGTGCGCATCGACCGCGACGCCGTGCGCCGCTCGCTGACCAACCTGGTCGAGAACGCGATCGCTGCCGTCTCGTCGATGCCGGACGAGCCGCGGCGCATCGACGTCTCGACGCGCTTCGATCCGGCGCTGTCGCGCGTCGTGCTCGAAGTCGCCGACACGGGCGCGGGCATTCCGAAGGACGTGCGCGCGCGCATCTTCGAGCCGTACGTCTCGACCAAGCCCGACGGGACCGGCCTCGGGCTTGCGATCGTCGCGTCGATGGCGGCCGACCATCACGCTTACGTGCGGGTTCGCACCAACGAGCCGCGCGGCACCCGCTTCCTGATTGAGTTTCCGGCCACGCACGCGCAGCATCGCGCCTGA
- the cutA gene encoding divalent-cation tolerance protein CutA, with protein sequence MSTRNDPSAGDEVIVVLTTTADDESAGRLARALVEERLAACVTRMAAQSVYRWQKTDAGDPATGPASSEVCEESEVLLLIKSARSRKHELEQRILELHSYECPEIVVLEPQSVAPRYRAWLLAACT encoded by the coding sequence ATGTCCACCCGTAACGATCCGTCAGCCGGCGATGAAGTGATCGTCGTGCTGACGACCACGGCCGATGACGAATCCGCAGGCCGCCTTGCGAGAGCGCTGGTGGAAGAGCGGCTCGCTGCGTGCGTGACGCGCATGGCCGCGCAATCGGTCTATCGGTGGCAGAAGACCGACGCCGGCGATCCGGCGACAGGGCCCGCGAGCTCCGAAGTCTGTGAAGAGAGCGAAGTGCTGCTCCTGATCAAGAGCGCACGCTCGCGAAAGCACGAGCTCGAGCAGCGCATACTCGAGCTGCATTCGTACGAGTGTCCCGAGATCGTCGTTCTCGAGCCGCAATCCGTCGCGCCGCGTTATCGCGCGTGGCTGCTCGCCGCATGCACATGA